In Phragmites australis chromosome 16, lpPhrAust1.1, whole genome shotgun sequence, one DNA window encodes the following:
- the LOC133896114 gene encoding factor of DNA methylation 1-like isoform X2, translated as MECSSDESSELSDADIDGYAEKSYLDLKAGRLVARLGNDRFRCPFCPGKKKQDYRYNELLQHAVGVGASNRAAKVKANHQALAKLLKEDHADAAGTLPPQQAVALSNPRKPVQDQDMFVWPWMGILTNVPAEQAERGGAILMQQLADFKPLQFTAVFCADGYTGYGILRFTKDWIGFKNALAFQNHFKSVRLGKMDWKETNRQGKHMYGWVAKEEDYKSDDPVGRFLSANGDLKTVSDLEHEMSRKTESIIANLTQEITAKSMYLQELECKCNQMNLSLQRAMEESDLLHKRYNEEMRNMQSAAREHTQRIFQETDQLRKQLVEKESYIQRRSKQLNELVAQTDMERRKLEKERTKNAEQNNSLNMAIIEQQKADEKKLRLLEKQKKRSEELTAELNQRIEEMEDLEALNQALIIKERMTNDELQDAKKELISGLTELLGPRSNIGIKRMGELDEKPFLVACKRRYGDDAEMKAAELCSMWQEHLKDPNWHPFKMVTIGSTTKQIIDEHDEKLVDLKQQLDEEVYKAVTTALLEINEYNASGSYVVSELWNNKENRKASITEAIQHVLKQWKTQKRRR; from the exons ATGGAGTGCAGCTCCGATGAGTCATCAGAGCTGAGTGATGCAGATATTGATGGCTATGCTGAGAAGTCGTACTTGGACCTGAAGGCTGGCAGGCTCGTGGCGAGGCTGGGCAATGACAGGTTCAGATGCCCATTCTGTCCAGGTAAGAAGAAGCAGGACTACCGTTACAACGAGCTGCTTCAGCATGCCGTTGGGGTGGGTGCATCCAACCGTGCTGCAAAGGTGAAGGCAAACCACCAGGCCCTGGCCAAGCTTCTCAAAGAGGACCATGCTGATGCAGCAGGCACATTGCCACCGCAACAGGCTGTTGCACTGAGTAACCCTCGGAAGCCAGTTCAAGATCAGGACATGTTTGTCTGGCCCTGGATGGGAATCCTCACTAACGTTCCAGCCGAGCAAGCGGAGAGGGGTGGAGCAATCCTGATGCAGCAGCTAGCTGATTTCAAACCCTTGCAGTTTACTGCTGTCTTCTGTGCCGATGGGTACACTGGCTATGGGATTCTCCGCTTCACCAAGGATTGGATTGGGTTCAAGAATGCCTTAGCATTCCAGAACCATTTCAAGTCAGTGCGCTTGGGTAAAATGGACTGGAAGGAAACAAATCGACAGGGAAAGCATATGTATGGATGGGTGGCAAAAGAAGAAGACTATAAGTCAGATGATCCAGTTGGTAGGTTCCTGTCAGCCAATGGTGACCTGAAGACAGTGTCTGATCTGGAACATGAGATGTCCCGCAAGACTGAGAGTATCATAGCTAATTTGACACAAGAGATTACAGCTAAAAGCATGTATTTGCAGGAGCTAGAGTGCAAGTGTAATCAAATGAATCTCTCTCTTCAAAGGGCGATGGAGGAAAGCGACTTGCTGCACAAACGTTACAACGAAG AAATGCGCAATATGCAGTCTGCTGCCCGTGAACATACACAGAGGATTTTTCAAGAGACTGATCAGCTGAGAAAACAGTTGGTTGAGAAAGAGAGTTACATCCAAAGGAGATCGAAGCAGCTAAATGAGTTAGTTGCTCAAACCGACATGGAAAGAAGAAAACTGGAGAAAGAGAGGACAAAG AATGCTGAGCAAAACAATTCCCTTAACATGGCTATAATTGAGCAACAAAAAGCTGATGAAAAAAAGCTAAGGCTTCTTGAGAAACAAAAG AAACGTTCCGAGGAGCTGACTGCGGAACTGAACCAAAGAATTGAGGAGATGGAAGATCTAGAAGCTCTCAATCAAGCTCTCATCATTAAAGAAAGGATGACCAATGATGAGCTGCAAGATGCAAAAAAAGAGCTGATCTCG GGTTTGACAGAATTATTAGGCCCACGTAGCAACATTGGGATCAAGAGGATGGGTGAACTTGATGAGAAGCCATTTCTTGTAGCTTGCAAGCGAAGGTATGGAGATGACGCTGAAATGAAAGCAGCTGAACTTTGTTCCATGTGGCAAGAGCATCTGAAGGACCCTAATTGGCATCCTTTCAAGATGGTGACCATAGGCTCAACGACAAAG CAAATCATTGATGAACACGATGAGAAACTGGTGGATCTGAAGCAGCAGCTCGACGAAGAGGTCTACAAGGCTGTGACTACAGCGTTGCTGGAGATCAACGAGTACAACGCTAGCGGCAGCTACGTGGTCTCTGAACTCTGGAACAACAAAGAGAACAGAAAAGCCAGCATAACGGAAGCCATACAGCATGTCCTGAAGCAATGGAAGACGCAGAAGCGTAGAAGATGA
- the LOC133896114 gene encoding factor of DNA methylation 1-like isoform X1 yields MECSSDESSELSDADIDGYAEKSYLDLKAGRLVARLGNDRFRCPFCPGKKKQDYRYNELLQHAVGVGASNRAAKVKANHQALAKLLKEDHADAAGTLPPQQAVALSNPRKPVQDQDMFVWPWMGILTNVPAEQAERGGAILMQQLADFKPLQFTAVFCADGYTGYGILRFTKDWIGFKNALAFQNHFKSVRLGKMDWKETNRQGKHMYGWVAKEEDYKSDDPVGRFLSANGDLKTVSDLEHEMSRKTESIIANLTQEITAKSMYLQELECKCNQMNLSLQRAMEESDLLHKRYNEEMRNMQSAAREHTQRIFQETDQLRKQLVEKESYIQRRSKQLNELVAQTDMERRKLEKERTKNAEQNNSLNMAIIEQQKADEKKLRLLEKQKKEKEVVLNKILQLERQLDEKQKLELDIQQLKGRLEVVKHMEGEGIDVKKRSEELTAELNQRIEEMEDLEALNQALIIKERMTNDELQDAKKELISGLTELLGPRSNIGIKRMGELDEKPFLVACKRRYGDDAEMKAAELCSMWQEHLKDPNWHPFKMVTIGSTTKQIIDEHDEKLVDLKQQLDEEVYKAVTTALLEINEYNASGSYVVSELWNNKENRKASITEAIQHVLKQWKTQKRRR; encoded by the exons ATGGAGTGCAGCTCCGATGAGTCATCAGAGCTGAGTGATGCAGATATTGATGGCTATGCTGAGAAGTCGTACTTGGACCTGAAGGCTGGCAGGCTCGTGGCGAGGCTGGGCAATGACAGGTTCAGATGCCCATTCTGTCCAGGTAAGAAGAAGCAGGACTACCGTTACAACGAGCTGCTTCAGCATGCCGTTGGGGTGGGTGCATCCAACCGTGCTGCAAAGGTGAAGGCAAACCACCAGGCCCTGGCCAAGCTTCTCAAAGAGGACCATGCTGATGCAGCAGGCACATTGCCACCGCAACAGGCTGTTGCACTGAGTAACCCTCGGAAGCCAGTTCAAGATCAGGACATGTTTGTCTGGCCCTGGATGGGAATCCTCACTAACGTTCCAGCCGAGCAAGCGGAGAGGGGTGGAGCAATCCTGATGCAGCAGCTAGCTGATTTCAAACCCTTGCAGTTTACTGCTGTCTTCTGTGCCGATGGGTACACTGGCTATGGGATTCTCCGCTTCACCAAGGATTGGATTGGGTTCAAGAATGCCTTAGCATTCCAGAACCATTTCAAGTCAGTGCGCTTGGGTAAAATGGACTGGAAGGAAACAAATCGACAGGGAAAGCATATGTATGGATGGGTGGCAAAAGAAGAAGACTATAAGTCAGATGATCCAGTTGGTAGGTTCCTGTCAGCCAATGGTGACCTGAAGACAGTGTCTGATCTGGAACATGAGATGTCCCGCAAGACTGAGAGTATCATAGCTAATTTGACACAAGAGATTACAGCTAAAAGCATGTATTTGCAGGAGCTAGAGTGCAAGTGTAATCAAATGAATCTCTCTCTTCAAAGGGCGATGGAGGAAAGCGACTTGCTGCACAAACGTTACAACGAAG AAATGCGCAATATGCAGTCTGCTGCCCGTGAACATACACAGAGGATTTTTCAAGAGACTGATCAGCTGAGAAAACAGTTGGTTGAGAAAGAGAGTTACATCCAAAGGAGATCGAAGCAGCTAAATGAGTTAGTTGCTCAAACCGACATGGAAAGAAGAAAACTGGAGAAAGAGAGGACAAAG AATGCTGAGCAAAACAATTCCCTTAACATGGCTATAATTGAGCAACAAAAAGCTGATGAAAAAAAGCTAAGGCTTCTTGAGAAACAAAAG AAAGAGAAGGAGGTTGTTCTGAACAAAATCCTGCAGTTAGAAAGGCAGCTGGATGAAAAGCAAAAGCTGGAGCTGGATATACAGCAGCTTAAAGGCAGACTGGAGGTTGTGAAACACATGGAGGGAGAGGGTATTGATGTGAAGAAACGTTCCGAGGAGCTGACTGCGGAACTGAACCAAAGAATTGAGGAGATGGAAGATCTAGAAGCTCTCAATCAAGCTCTCATCATTAAAGAAAGGATGACCAATGATGAGCTGCAAGATGCAAAAAAAGAGCTGATCTCG GGTTTGACAGAATTATTAGGCCCACGTAGCAACATTGGGATCAAGAGGATGGGTGAACTTGATGAGAAGCCATTTCTTGTAGCTTGCAAGCGAAGGTATGGAGATGACGCTGAAATGAAAGCAGCTGAACTTTGTTCCATGTGGCAAGAGCATCTGAAGGACCCTAATTGGCATCCTTTCAAGATGGTGACCATAGGCTCAACGACAAAG CAAATCATTGATGAACACGATGAGAAACTGGTGGATCTGAAGCAGCAGCTCGACGAAGAGGTCTACAAGGCTGTGACTACAGCGTTGCTGGAGATCAACGAGTACAACGCTAGCGGCAGCTACGTGGTCTCTGAACTCTGGAACAACAAAGAGAACAGAAAAGCCAGCATAACGGAAGCCATACAGCATGTCCTGAAGCAATGGAAGACGCAGAAGCGTAGAAGATGA